TAAGAGGATTTTGAATATATGGGGATGCAAATGTATTGTCAACGGCGGTAAGGATATTTTTTGCTTTTGCGATAGAGGTTACTTGTTCTATATCTATTATGTTTATAAGAGGATTGGTAGGGGTTTCTATCCATATCAGTTTTGTTTTTTGGGTTATATATGGGATTATATTTTTTGGATTTTCCATATTTACAAAATGAAATTTGATGCCAAATGGTTGGAATATTTTTAGAAATATTCTATAGCTTCCTCCATACAGATCATTACAGGCAATAACTTCATCACCTGGTTTCAAAAGTTTGAGAACCGCATCCGTAGCTGCCAAACCACTGGAAAAAGAAAGTCCATATTTTCCGTTTTCTAAAATGGCTATGGCTGTTTCTAATGCTGTTCTGGTGGGATTTTGAGATCTTGCGTATTCATATCCTTTATGAATTCCGGGGCTTTCTTGGACGAAAGTAGAAGTTTGATAAATGGGTGTCATTATTGCTCCTGTGGTCGGGTCGGGTTGGACACCTGCATGGACGGCTTTTGTTGCAAATTTTGTGTCTTTTATTTTCATTTTGTATAAAGTATGTTTTTATGTATGGTATGAGACAAATCCATTCATTCTCTTATTATGTTGATTATATATTACTAAAATGGTTTATTGATTATTATTTTCTCTGTTTTTAATACATTTTGCTTTTGAAGCACATAACCATAATATATATTTTTTCGATAAATTTTGAGTAAAAATAGTTTTTAAAATGTATAAATAATATATATTATTTACTCGCCTTACGCAAAAGCAAAAATATCATAAAAATTCATGCCTTTAACGTTGAGTCCACCCAGAAAGTTTTCTTTTGATAAGTTTATAACTTTGTAAAATTTGATTATCAATAGTTTTAAAACTCAATATTCTTGTAAAAAAGACTTTTCGGACTCTTTATCGTATCTGCTCATTATTGTTATTCTATTGCAATAGTAATATCTTGTGTTCTAGGCTGAGAGACACAGCAGAGTATGTAGTTATTTTGTCTTTCTTCATCGGATAAGCTATCTATTTCTTTCATTTGCACTTTTCCTGTTATAAGTTTTCCTCTACATGCGGTGCAGATACCACTTTGACAGGAGTATGGCATATCTATGTTATGGGATAGTCCTACTTCTAAAATGGTTTTATTATGAGGGACATCTATAAAAAACTCCTGCCCTTGTAATAAAATAGTGACTTTACTGGATTTTGAATTTGTGGGAGCAATATTATCATTGGATTCATCATCGGGAAAGGATACAAATACTTCTTTATGAATGGTATTTTTTGGTATTCCTAATGTTTGTAAGCTTTCTATTATTATATCCATCATCGGGGCGGGTCCGCATGTATAGTATTCTTTTGCTAATGGAACGGTATCTGATACTTCCTGTACTAGAGATTTTATGATGTCATGTGTGATAAATCCTTTGTATGTTTCATAGTTTTCAAATGGTTGTTCTAGTATATGTATTATTTGCAATCTTTGGGGATTTGTATTTTGGATATGCTCTAATTCTTTTCTAAAAATAATAGATTCAAAGTCCCTATTTGCATATACGAGTAATATCTTGCTTTGTGGTTCTTGATGGATGATGGATTTCACCATCGAAAATAGGGGGGTGATACCGCTTCCTCCTGCAAAAAAGAGAAGATGTCTTTTATTTTTTGGAGAACAGGTTACGGTAAAATTCCCTAAGGGTGGGATAATTTGTAAGGTATCCCCCGCCCGAAGTGTCTTGTGAATGAACTCAGTCATAACACCGTTGGGGATTTTTTTAATGGCTACAGATGGGAATTCTTTTAAGAATGGAGAAGAGGAGAGAGAATATGCTCTTTTGTATTTTTTTCCCCTTTTTTCTAATAAAAAGGTTATATACTGGCCTGGTTTATAGGTCAGTTTATGAATATCTTCAAAGATAATGGCAATTGTGTCTTTTGTAAGAGAATGTATTTCTTTTATTTTGAGAGTATTGGTGCTTTTGTTTTTTGTAAAAAGATTCATTTGTAAATAAAGTTTTGTGAGTGGGTTTAATGAAAATATTTTTACATTACCTTTCTTTTATTATTTTTTCTGTTTTCAATATTCTTCCTCCTTCTCCATACATTATTACTATGTACTCTCCTTTTGAAAGATGCTTGATATCTATTTTCCATTCTAAAGGTGGTATTATCCGTTTTGAAAGCAGGAGTATTTTTCCAGATTTATCGTATATTTTGTATGCTTCTATTTTCACGTTACTTTTTATAGTGATGTAGTCCTTGGCAGGGTTAGGGTAGAGTTTTATGGAGGAATTATAGGTTTTTATAAGGGTCAATGGATCTCCGAATTCTGTAATAGTTATTATTTTTTCTTGGCTATTGGCAGGATTATATTCTGCATTTCCATTTTGAAAAGCGGTAACGGTGACTGTTCCGACTCTCATGGTAGTAATAGTATTACCTGTTATAGTTAACAAGTTACTATTTGCCATATAACTCACAGGCAAACTGCTACTTGCTGTTGCAAGCAGAGTATAAGTGCTATTGATAGAAAGAGTAGGCACATCGGGAAAGGTTATACTTTGAGTTTTTTTATTTGGGTCTATAATAATAAATTGTCTTCGGATGCTTTCGGCATCATAAAATTCATCTCCTGTATTGTAGGCAGTTATTTCTACTGCTCCGGTTGATACTATGGTTACTGTATTTTTGGACAAGGATACAACATTACTGGAGGTAGAAAACAGTATTTCAAGATAACTTTGGGAAGTAGCGGTGAGAATAAATGGAGCATCTCCAATGCTTTTGTGAGGGATTTCTAAAAATACTATATGCTGGCTTTGTTTATTTATACTTATAGATGAGGTAGGAAATATTCTTAAAGATATTGTTTTCGATTCGGCGGGTAGATAGTTTTCATTTCCTGTCTGGTAAGCAGTAATACTGGTTGGACCAGCCCAAACAATATTGACTGTATTACGGGAGAGAACTATTATAGTATTCGAAGAAGAATAGCTTATGGGTAAGGAACTACTGCTTGATGCGGTTAATAGAAAAGGAGCATTTCCATACGTCTTATCAGAAAGTTGTAGAAAAGTGATGGTTTGGGTACCCTTCTGTATGGTTATTATTTGAGAAACAGAAGCCTCAAAGTAGAAATCATCCCCAAGGTTATATGCTGTGATATTGGTGGTGCCTGCTCCGTTAATGGTGGCTGTATTCTGAAGAATTCTTATAATAGCAGAAGAAGAGCTGCTGAAAGAGATGGGTAAAGCGCTATGGGATGTTGCTACCAGTATAAAAGCACGGTCCCCATATGTTCTATCTGCGGGAATATTTACAAAACGTATGCTCTGGTCCTTTTTGGTTACTTCTAAAACAAAAGTATCTTTCGCAGAAGTATAATTTGCATTACCCTTATTATAGGCTGTAATAACAACAGTACCTGTTTTATAGATAACCCCTATGGTATCTTCATAAATATCCACAATAGATGGCATAGAGCTGCTATAGAGTACTTTGAGATTGCTACTTGCAGAGGCATGATTCAGAACAAAGTAGGGATCCACAACAGTTTTTCTTTCTATCTGACGAAAGAATCTCAGTTGTTGAGGATTTTTACTCACACGGAGATCTCGAGAAACAGGTATTGCGGCATAATACGTATTATTACCTGTGGAAAGAGCTATGATAGAAGTAGTTCCCGCTGCGTGTATGTGGATAGTATTTTCATTTACTGTGGCTATTTGAGTATTAGTACTTATATATTGTATGGGAAGTGATGATTTGCTGGTAGTACTGATGGTAAATGGTGCATCTCCTAATGTCTTCTGGGGAAGGGCAGAAAATGTAATCGTATCGGCTGTTCTTATGGTAGATGAGATAACAAAACTATCCTGAGCTCCCCAAGGGCTTCCCGAAAATCCCGCATCTATTGCCTGAACACTCCAATAATATTTACCATTTGCCAAGCCACTCAACCAATATATATTTCCCTGAATGGTACCTTGACCCACTATTTTACGAATTCCATCATTCGCTCCTCCTATAAAAGCATGAGAAGAACGAATATTGTCCCTTCCTCTTGTAGTGCCTACATACAGATTGTAATTTAATGTCTTCTCAGCGGTTTCTTCATCTCGAGAACTTTCCCATACCAATGTAACCCTATTACCTGCAGAGACAGAACTCTGTAAATTACGAGGAACTCCCGGTCTGCTATTCTTATCCAAACTTTCATTCCTATACAGCTTCGCTATAGGAGTAGTAAAAACGTCAGAACCATTAAGCATTGTTCCTCCTATTATAAAAAAATCTAAGTCCCCATCGTTATCATAATCTGCAAAACTACTTCCGCCGTCCGATACAGGATAATTGCTTATTACTTCTTCTGCAGGGATAAATTCTCCATTGCTATTTTTATACAGAGAACAAACAACGGAACCCAAAGAAGAAAAATATCGAGTATATCCTGATATAAATATATCAAAGTCCCCATCGCCATCATAATCTGCAAAGTTCAGAGTAGGATATGTTAATCTTGGTATGGGGCTTGTGACTCTTGTAAGCGGAACGATACCATCATTTCTCTCTAAGAAAGAAACAGCTCTATAAGTATCATATCCAAGATATCCTCCCGCATACAGGAGGTCTCTCCTGCCATCATTATTATAATCTGCTGCAATAAATTTTCCTCTATATAGTTTTTCAACCTGCTCGGCAGTATTATCTTGTCCCCTGAAGCGTGCCATACCTGTATTATTAAATACGTACACTTCTTGTTGGCTACCATTATTACCACTCGCATTATTGGTAACGATATCTATATCCCCATCGTTATCAAAGTCAAAATCTACATGGGCATCTGCAAATGAGATACTATGACATTGAGGATTACATGAGGTAAAACCTGTGTTGTTGCTATTTTTAAAAAGAGTAGAGGAAGCACCGCTTATTCCTCCTGCAATAAATACATCCATATCACCGTCATTATCGTAGTCGTTTATACTGCTGGCTGTTCCTGTGACTCCATTTATACCACTGTTGGTATGAGAAAACGTACCATTCGTGTTCTTATAGAGAGTAGTTGGGTTTGTTGCGGAGGAAGTAAAGCTTCCTGCGATTATATCTACAAATGTATTGCCATCAATGTCTCCTATGCTGAGAGAAGCATTATTATATACAGAGTTATTAAATGTTTGACTGCTTCTCGTAAAAGCAGTTCCCCCATTGTTTGTATAGAGATTTATTCCGGCGGTAGATGCTACGAAGAGGTCTAAGTATCCATCATTATTATAATCAGCAAAGTCGCTTACAGCATTTAATTGTGGGGTAAAGGTAAAAGCAGAAGAGCTTATTTCTGTATAGAGAGGGAGCGAGACAGAGACAGATGGGGAGATGAAAGTCCTTTTGTTGAGGTGGGAAACTATTCGGCAATAGTATGTATCGGGATTGAGTTCCGTTATGACCAGAGAATCTGTATTGAGAGAAAGAACCCTCTGTTTGTATCCGGGGGCAAAGGAACTAAAATCTTTCTCTCGAGATATATCTATTCTGTATTCTATTCCCGGCATGTTGGGTATTTGTTGCCATTTCAGTACAAATCCATTGTGAGTTTGGCGGAGTATAGTAGGAATAACAAAGAGAACGCTATCTTCAGCAAATGGTCCCCCTGCCCATGCCTCATCTACTGCTTGTACTCCCCAATAATAAATTCCTGACCCGCTGACAGGAAAATGTCTCATCCAGTAGCTATTTCCTTGTATATCCCCTCTCTCTGCTATTTTTCTTCTTCCTTTATGGGGTCCCTCAGTAAAAGAATGAGATGCTCGCAGTATATTTTTGTGTTCTTTGCTACCAAAATAGAGAGTATAGCTCAGACCTTTTTGTGGTGTTTCTCTATCAGTAGCACTCTGCCAAGAAAAGGTGCTGATTCCTCCACTCCCCGAATAGTGAATGTTGAGTGGAGCGGAAGGAAGAGTATTCGGAACTGTTCCTTCATTTCTAGAGAGAATAATCCTTGTGCTAGTGCGGGAAACAATATCCAAATCCCCATCATTATCCACATCTCCAAAAATATTAACACCATGCTCGGAAGAAGTATAAGTACTCAACCTACTAAAAAAACCGGTTCCTGTATGGGTAAATATATCCACACGATTGTTTATAAGTATGTCTGTTGTGGCATCATTGTTATAATCTCCTGCAGAGAGTCGAGTGTCGGATCCTTCCAAAGCAGATAAAACAGAAGATACTCTTTGAAAAATCCCTGTGGTTCTCTCCCTATTTGGTAAATAAAAGAGTATGTCACCAGATCCTCTATTATGTCCCAGAGCAGCTATATCTATATACCCATCCTTATCTCCATCCATGATCTCCGCTGATAGTATATATATGGAATCATTATACCATATTTCATTAAAAACCCCTCCATTATTCTCATAGTATCTTGACCCAGCATAAGTACTCGCTACAGAATTAGACTGATTTCCATAATAGAACCCATCCTTATCTCCATCATTATCAAAGTCGGCAAATAACGGACCTTCGGTAGCAGATCCTACAAGACCAAAAACTCTTTGTTGCAAGAGAGAAAATCCCGTACCATCGTTACGGTAGAGAGAATTTTCAATACTTCCTCGCGCAACAGAAGAAAAGATATCCAAAAGTCCATCATTGTTGAAATCCACCAAGCTGTATAGTGATTCACTATTATTAGTAATAATAGTGCGACGAAAGGTAGGTGTGCCTGTAGCATCGAGTGAATCATTGTTTGTGAATAAAGATGTTCCCAATGCTATATCTATATCACCATCATTATCTGCATCGCCGATTGCAAATATACTACTCCCATTAACAGTAGCATCAATGCTAAAAGAGATTGGGTATTTGGTAAAAGATGTTCCTGTATTATTTTTATATATTTCTAATGTGGGAGATCCTCCTTCACGGTACAGAGACAAAAAATCCAAGTAACCATCATTATCTATATCTGCAAATGTATTATAAACAGGTATTTTAGATGTGGAATCTATTGGCATAAAAGCATTTGGTACGGTTACAAATTGTGCTTCTGTGGATGAGCATACCAGCAATAATAAAAATAAAGAAGTAAAGAGTACTAATGGTTTGATTTTCATGATTGAATATTTTAGGTTATTTAATAAGCATTTTATTAAGATGAGAGAGTAAAAATGGATTGTATTATTTTGAAAGAGTAATAATACAATGTTTTTTTATGTTTTTTTATTTTGTTCTGTTTTACATACTTTTTATTGTTTATAAGATGAGATTATTGCGAATTAAAAACATAAAAAACAAATATTGTATTTCACGAATACTATGGGCTTGAAGTTCATTTTATTTGTATTTGTTTTTTTACAAATATTACAGGGTTTAAAAAGCGACGTAGTTGTGTCATTTTTGTAGAAAAAATAAAATAGAAACAAAAGATGGGTAGCACCGAAACAAAAATATTGTAATGTATGAAGAATGAAAAAAAATAAAGATGGGTTCTAAAAATTAAAATTCTAATTGACCTCCCCTCCACGAAAACGTGTTAGGTTTTCAAAACCTAACACGTTTTCGTGAGGGGTTGGGGGAGGTCAAAATATACCAATTACTTCTTCAACCTTATTTACCAACAAAATAAGGTAATTTTGAATTTTTAGAACCCTCCTAAAGAGTATGAATCTTACAGGACAAGAAAAGGGATGTCTTTATTGGTATTATAAAAATTGTTTTTCTTACCATTTTGTATGTGAAAAGTTATGAAAAGGGATTTCATAACGAAGAGTAATGGAGAAATTGATTTTTGGAAGAGGTCTGTATTCTAAAATTTCATAATCTGTATTGAGTATATTGTTCACAGAAAAAATAGTAAAAAAATGATTCCATGTATATCCAATAGAAGCATTCCAAATTATATAAGCAGATAGGGTGTTTTTATTGTCTAAGCTGGTAAAGCGTTTTCCGGTATAAGAGATATAATTTTGTATTTCTACATTTTTTAGGAGGAAAGAAAGAGAATAGGTTCCATTATGGATGGGATAGTAGGGTAAGTATTTTTGAAAATACCCTTCTGATGTATCATTTATAAGGGCTTGGGTGAAAAAATAATGTATATTTTGTTTGAGAATAAAGAAAGAAAGTTTTTTTACTAAAGAAAAAGAAAAGTGTATACCTGAAGAATATACTTTGCGAATATTTTGTGGTATCCAATAATTATTTGTTTGGTGAGGTGACCAGAGAATCCAATCATGTATCCAGTGATGAAAATAGGTAATTTCTATTTCTGCATTGGTTTTTGGGGTTTTGAATATTCCTAATGCTCCTATATCTATATTCCATCCTATTTCAGGACGTATATCGGGGTTTCCTCCTGGAACCCAGTACCTTTCATTTGCAGAGGGATATCTATAACTTCTATTGATTTGGTTTTTGAGAAAGATACTTGTTTTTTCTTTGGCAAGAACTTTCAAAGTTTGCCCTAAGGAGGGGGTAAAAGGTATAAAAGAGCTATTTATAATCGTCATTCTATAATAAGCACTTATTTTCCACTTCGGGAAGGGGATCCATGTAGCTCCTAAAAAACCCTCTAATCTTGTTTCTTGCTTATCGGCTGTATAATAGGGAATTTTCAAAAGAAGATGCCTCATAAAAATTCCATACTGTATATCTAACTGTGAATACAGAGCGTATTCGCTTTGTAATTTTCCTAAAAATTGATGGGTAGTATTGTATGTAGTATTGAACAGTAAGAGGTCGTAAAAATATGCTCCTTGTATTTTATAGGTTCTTTTTTTTTTAGTAAGGGCATTATAAGAAATATTGGTTCTCACAGAACCGTCTTCTTGAGTATTTAAGGGAAGAGGGATTGTATACGGATTTATAATATTTCTAAAAAAATGAGAAGCCCATGTATCTACTTGTATATTTTTTTTTTCAGAAAGAGCGTATTGTATGCTCATTTTTATTCCTCCATTAGTAAAACTGCCGTTTTGTTGGGTTTCTATGGGATTATTGGGCTTGGTATTATTTCTATAAGAATACTTATTTGCAGAACTTTGATAAAAAAATGCGGTATGAAAAGAGAATTTTTTGAAAGCAAAAGCTCCTTTCAGCCCCAGTAAATAGGTATCAAAACTCCCTCCCTTTCCTAAAAAAGAGATACCGTATTTGTGAGGCATATCTTCTTCTATTTGAATACTTCCTCCTATAGCTCCCGATCCAACGAAAGCACTACTTCCTCCATAATGTATAGATATATTCTCCGTCAGAATAGGGGAAATGAGAGCAAAATCATACTGCCCTAAAGAGGGGTATTCTACGGGGAAGCCATTCCACAATAAAGAAGTATGCTGAGAGCTGGTACCTCTCAAGCTAATAGAGGAGAGCATGCCATTGCCATAGTTGTTAAAAAATATACCTTCTTGCTGCAGAACTTCAGAGAGGGAAGAGAAGTTCATTTTTTGTATATCCAAAGAATCGGAATAGGTAACCCGAAATCCTGTTGCATAATTTGTTGGTTTGAGAGAATGTATATATACATCTTTGAGAAAAATAGTATCGTTTTGGGCAGATACATTCAAGCAACCTATATATAGTAGAAGAAGCACAGGGAGAGTATTTTTTTTCATAATTTATAGAAATGTGGTGGCTTGTATTTTTCTTTATGAAAGTGGGTCTGAAAATTTATTTTTGTAAAAAAACAAAAAAAGAGAGCATTTATGAGACGCTCCTTCTTATTATTTACAATTCATAATTTCCTTCTCAATTCATAACTTCTTTTCGCTCTTAATAACATTGAAACTGGTAAAAAAATAAAATAATAACATACTATTTATTTTGGTTATTTTTGGCATATGTTCCAATTTCTTTTCTAATTTTAACACATAAAAGTGATACAGATACATAAAATAGTACATATTTCCGAATGTTGGGATTATTTACACTCATTAAGACTGTTGCGAAAGGATAATTCTACTATGCAATAAATCTCTCATTTTAAGGGATTAGGATAAACTTATGTAAAAATAAGGTGTGTGTTTTAGTTTCACAACGGTCTTATTGTATGTGATTTTTTTTGAGTGGGTATACAATACAAGAAAGAGAGGCAGAGCAGCTTTAGAAAAAATTATTTGGCTTCTTTTACAACTGGATTTGAGAGCTTATGAACAATGTATTTTAGCAGTATACATCCTATTAAGAGGGGAGTTTAATTGTATCTATTGAGTACAACCACCTTTTTGTTTTTTTGTTTAAAAATACAAATATACCACAAAGTTCACAAACAAAACACGCTTTAAAACGTGGCTGTATGTTATTATTTTGATAGCCTTATGAGGCAAAAGACGGCATAATTAATCATATCTTGGTAGATGGATTTGACATTTTCTGAAACGAGAGTCATACCATCATTATCTTCTATTTGCTTTATCCGTAATAGTTTCATAAGGATAATATCGGTCATGGAGCTTATTCTCATTTCTTTCCATGCTTCATCGTAGTCGTGGTTTTTATTTGCTAGCAGAGTAATAATTTCTTGTATGCAAATATCGTAGAGTGTAGGTCCGTTCTCAAAAGAAAAATCTGCATCTGTATTCTCTTCTCTATATATCAAAAAAAGAGCCATGAGGGAATAATTTACTATTCCCATGAAGTCAAAGGTAATATCTTCATCTACTTTCTTGTTTTTTTTTTCTTGGATGCTTCGGATTCGCATTGCTTTTATATAGATTTGGTCGGTAAGAGAAGGCAGACGTAGTATTCTCCACGAAGTGCCGTAGTCCTTGTTTTTATTGATAAAGATATTTTTACACTTGTCTATTATTTTTTGAAAATCATCTAAGGTGGTATTGTTTTGCATATTGGTATTTTGGGGAGAGAGGTGATTATATATTGCTTGCGCTATGGTGCTATCAATTGGGTGTGTAATTTTTATATTTTCTGTATTTCCATCAATGAGGTTTATAGGGAAGTTCAGGGTTTCAAAGACAGAAGAGTCATCAGTCAAGGTATCGTTTTCTTTTTGGGAATATGCTTTTTTGAGAAGATGGGTTTGAAATACTTGTGGGGTTTGGATGATTTTATATTCCTTTCGGTTGAGAGATATGGAGGAATGATGTTCTATTTTTCGGATAGATTCTTTCATTTCTATACAGGGGATAGCATTTCCGTGGAGTTTGGCTTGTTCAAAAGAATGGAGTATAACTGCGGGAGAAACAAAGGGTCGGACACCATCGTGAACTGCGGTTATGCTTTCGTTGGGTATGGGTTCCAATCCATTTTTGACAGATTGGAATCTCGTGTTTCCTCCCTCTACCAAGCGATGAGGTACTTGAAAAGAGTGTTTTTGCACTAATTCTTCCCAAAGGGGAAAATATGTTTTGGGCAGGACTAAAATAATTTGGATAGTACCGTCTGTATTATGAAATACTTCTAAAGTTCTCATAAGGATGGGTTTCCCCCTTATGAGAAAAAATTGTTTCGGCACAGAGTTATTCATCCTCGTTCCTATTCCTCCCGCTACTATAATTGCGTATTGAGTATTCATTTTTGTTGTTTTTTTGTAAATATGTAAGTAATTTTTATTATTATTATAATAGTCCTTCATGGCTATCTTGGGATATTCAGTCCCGAATGGGTTGTATACAGTAGCAACGGGCTTAGCTCATCACAAAAGTATGAACGAAAGATTATAGATTCCATTTTATTTGAAATCTTGCATGAGAGTAAGTATCCCCATCAATTTCTTCTAATCCACTAAAAAGTGTTTGTACGTTCAAAATTTGCATAATACTATACCGAATGGAAAGGGAAATTTTTTTGGAAAGAGGGATTTGGGATAATATATACATAATCACTCCTGTATTGGTGTAAGAGGGAAATGAAAAGGCAAAAAGTACGTCTTTTTCATAGATATATTGTCTATTTTGAAAATCATCTACATCAAAAAAAGCACTTCGCAATGCTATGTCTATTTTTTTTGTATGGAACGAAACGTCTTGTGCAATAATATACCCGTATGTAGTGTTTCCTAAAAGATCATAATTGCTCCATTGTATTCTTGTTTTAAAGGATAGAAGCACAGTGCTTTTATGGTGAAGGTCTACAATAAAATTTCTTTTTATAGAAGAGGTGAGTGCATTTGTTTTTTTTTCTTCTTCTAAGTAGTTTATTATTTGTTCTTTGCTTCGGGCTTGAAAAAAGAGAGTTGTTTTTTTATGAGGAGTGTATGTTAATCGGAGAAGGTATTCATTTCCGTTTGTTGGTTTATCTGCATTATAGCGGATCCATGGGAAGGAAAAAAAATCATAATATCCCGTGAGTAACCATTTATTATGGAGTTTCCATTTTATTCCCCAATAGATACCTTGCTCGTTTATATTTCGGGTATTTTCTCCAAAAGCACGGGAATAGAAGCTGTGAAAATTTTTATCGTAAGAGCGAGATAGTATGCTTACTAGAAAAGAAGAATGGATGCTTATTAACATTCCTACTAAAGCACCCACTCCTCCTGATTGAGAAACGGCACTTTCTCCAAACAATTGGATATTTTTTATTTGTAAAGCAAAAAAGAAACTGGAGACAGTATTCTGTTTCCCTGCAAACTCATACTGGTTATATTGTTTATCTGATTTTTTTATTTCTGTATCATACAAAGTGTATATACTATTGATTCCTGCATAGAGGTTTTTTTTTTTCCACCAAATGGATGTTCCTATATTTTGTTCTTGTATAGAATTTCTATTTTCTAATTCTTTTGTGGTTCTGTGAAGACCGCTTGTAATAATAGAGGATACATAGCTTTCA
This DNA window, taken from Chitinophagaceae bacterium, encodes the following:
- a CDS encoding ferredoxin--NADP reductase, which encodes MNLFTKNKSTNTLKIKEIHSLTKDTIAIIFEDIHKLTYKPGQYITFLLEKRGKKYKRAYSLSSSPFLKEFPSVAIKKIPNGVMTEFIHKTLRAGDTLQIIPPLGNFTVTCSPKNKRHLLFFAGGSGITPLFSMVKSIIHQEPQSKILLVYANRDFESIIFRKELEHIQNTNPQRLQIIHILEQPFENYETYKGFITHDIIKSLVQEVSDTVPLAKEYYTCGPAPMMDIIIESLQTLGIPKNTIHKEVFVSFPDDESNDNIAPTNSKSSKVTILLQGQEFFIDVPHNKTILEVGLSHNIDMPYSCQSGICTACRGKLITGKVQMKEIDSLSDEERQNNYILCCVSQPRTQDITIAIE
- a CDS encoding FG-GAP-like repeat-containing protein; the protein is MKIKPLVLFTSLFLLLLVCSSTEAQFVTVPNAFMPIDSTSKIPVYNTFADIDNDGYLDFLSLYREGGSPTLEIYKNNTGTSFTKYPISFSIDATVNGSSIFAIGDADNDGDIDIALGTSLFTNNDSLDATGTPTFRRTIITNNSESLYSLVDFNNDGLLDIFSSVARGSIENSLYRNDGTGFSLLQQRVFGLVGSATEGPLFADFDNDGDKDGFYYGNQSNSVASTYAGSRYYENNGGVFNEIWYNDSIYILSAEIMDGDKDGYIDIAALGHNRGSGDILFYLPNRERTTGIFQRVSSVLSALEGSDTRLSAGDYNNDATTDILINNRVDIFTHTGTGFFSRLSTYTSSEHGVNIFGDVDNDGDLDIVSRTSTRIILSRNEGTVPNTLPSAPLNIHYSGSGGISTFSWQSATDRETPQKGLSYTLYFGSKEHKNILRASHSFTEGPHKGRRKIAERGDIQGNSYWMRHFPVSGSGIYYWGVQAVDEAWAGGPFAEDSVLFVIPTILRQTHNGFVLKWQQIPNMPGIEYRIDISREKDFSSFAPGYKQRVLSLNTDSLVITELNPDTYYCRIVSHLNKRTFISPSVSVSLPLYTEISSSAFTFTPQLNAVSDFADYNNDGYLDLFVASTAGINLYTNNGGTAFTRSSQTFNNSVYNNASLSIGDIDGNTFVDIIAGSFTSSATNPTTLYKNTNGTFSHTNSGINGVTGTASSINDYDNDGDMDVFIAGGISGASSTLFKNSNNTGFTSCNPQCHSISFADAHVDFDFDNDGDIDIVTNNASGNNGSQQEVYVFNNTGMARFRGQDNTAEQVEKLYRGKFIAADYNNDGRRDLLYAGGYLGYDTYRAVSFLERNDGIVPLTRVTSPIPRLTYPTLNFADYDGDGDFDIFISGYTRYFSSLGSVVCSLYKNSNGEFIPAEEVISNYPVSDGGSSFADYDNDGDLDFFIIGGTMLNGSDVFTTPIAKLYRNESLDKNSRPGVPRNLQSSVSAGNRVTLVWESSRDEETAEKTLNYNLYVGTTRGRDNIRSSHAFIGGANDGIRKIVGQGTIQGNIYWLSGLANGKYYWSVQAIDAGFSGSPWGAQDSFVISSTIRTADTITFSALPQKTLGDAPFTISTTSKSSLPIQYISTNTQIATVNENTIHIHAAGTTSIIALSTGNNTYYAAIPVSRDLRVSKNPQQLRFFRQIERKTVVDPYFVLNHASASSNLKVLYSSSMPSIVDIYEDTIGVIYKTGTVVITAYNKGNANYTSAKDTFVLEVTKKDQSIRFVNIPADRTYGDRAFILVATSHSALPISFSSSSSAIIRILQNTATINGAGTTNITAYNLGDDFYFEASVSQIITIQKGTQTITFLQLSDKTYGNAPFLLTASSSSSLPISYSSSNTIIVLSRNTVNIVWAGPTSITAYQTGNENYLPAESKTISLRIFPTSSISINKQSQHIVFLEIPHKSIGDAPFILTATSQSYLEILFSTSSNVVSLSKNTVTIVSTGAVEITAYNTGDEFYDAESIRRQFIIIDPNKKTQSITFPDVPTLSINSTYTLLATASSSLPVSYMANSNLLTITGNTITTMRVGTVTVTAFQNGNAEYNPANSQEKIITITEFGDPLTLIKTYNSSIKLYPNPAKDYITIKSNVKIEAYKIYDKSGKILLLSKRIIPPLEWKIDIKHLSKGEYIVIMYGEGGRILKTEKIIKER
- a CDS encoding TonB-dependent receptor, with amino-acid sequence MKKNTLPVLLLLYIGCLNVSAQNDTIFLKDVYIHSLKPTNYATGFRVTYSDSLDIQKMNFSSLSEVLQQEGIFFNNYGNGMLSSISLRGTSSQHTSLLWNGFPVEYPSLGQYDFALISPILTENISIHYGGSSAFVGSGAIGGSIQIEEDMPHKYGISFLGKGGSFDTYLLGLKGAFAFKKFSFHTAFFYQSSANKYSYRNNTKPNNPIETQQNGSFTNGGIKMSIQYALSEKKNIQVDTWASHFFRNIINPYTIPLPLNTQEDGSVRTNISYNALTKKKRTYKIQGAYFYDLLLFNTTYNTTHQFLGKLQSEYALYSQLDIQYGIFMRHLLLKIPYYTADKQETRLEGFLGATWIPFPKWKISAYYRMTIINSSFIPFTPSLGQTLKVLAKEKTSIFLKNQINRSYRYPSANERYWVPGGNPDIRPEIGWNIDIGALGIFKTPKTNAEIEITYFHHWIHDWILWSPHQTNNYWIPQNIRKVYSSGIHFSFSLVKKLSFFILKQNIHYFFTQALINDTSEGYFQKYLPYYPIHNGTYSLSFLLKNVEIQNYISYTGKRFTSLDNKNTLSAYIIWNASIGYTWNHFFTIFSVNNILNTDYEILEYRPLPKINFSITLRYEIPFHNFSHTKW
- a CDS encoding 2-C-methyl-D-erythritol 4-phosphate cytidylyltransferase, producing MNTQYAIIVAGGIGTRMNNSVPKQFFLIRGKPILMRTLEVFHNTDGTIQIILVLPKTYFPLWEELVQKHSFQVPHRLVEGGNTRFQSVKNGLEPIPNESITAVHDGVRPFVSPAVILHSFEQAKLHGNAIPCIEMKESIRKIEHHSSISLNRKEYKIIQTPQVFQTHLLKKAYSQKENDTLTDDSSVFETLNFPINLIDGNTENIKITHPIDSTIAQAIYNHLSPQNTNMQNNTTLDDFQKIIDKCKNIFINKNKDYGTSWRILRLPSLTDQIYIKAMRIRSIQEKKNKKVDEDITFDFMGIVNYSLMALFLIYREENTDADFSFENGPTLYDICIQEIITLLANKNHDYDEAWKEMRISSMTDIILMKLLRIKQIEDNDGMTLVSENVKSIYQDMINYAVFCLIRLSK